In a genomic window of Weissella tructae:
- a CDS encoding DUF4811 domain-containing protein yields the protein MIMLLLALFAVLTFVSWLILPKKNQRIFFGLLSTVGLLLTVGAMTLNFTQHLGMEEVTKTETTQIYSAGDMRLPQGILIAEPMGTDKNSYVMVYRDNKDDKKPAVHFKPNEDKLVDATKQHAVFEQSDDVKRAQVKVATTRLEWKNDLAKWLFGTSGQTDEIISEKVVVEVPSDWMVLTQAELEKLMAG from the coding sequence ATGATTATGTTGTTATTAGCACTATTTGCTGTCTTGACGTTTGTGAGTTGGTTGATTCTACCTAAGAAGAACCAACGTATTTTCTTTGGTTTACTGTCAACCGTAGGACTATTACTGACGGTAGGCGCGATGACTTTGAATTTTACACAACATTTAGGAATGGAAGAAGTTACTAAAACTGAGACAACACAAATTTACTCAGCGGGAGATATGCGACTGCCACAAGGTATATTGATTGCAGAACCGATGGGTACTGATAAAAATAGTTATGTGATGGTTTATCGTGATAATAAGGATGATAAAAAGCCTGCTGTACACTTCAAGCCTAATGAAGACAAATTAGTCGATGCAACGAAGCAACATGCTGTCTTTGAACAATCAGACGACGTGAAGCGAGCGCAAGTTAAAGTTGCAACGACACGCTTAGAATGGAAAAATGATCTTGCTAAGTGGTTATTTGGTACTAGTGGACAAACAGATGAGATTATTTCCGAAAAAGTCGTTGTAGAAGTGCCTTCAGATTGGATGGTTCTGACACAAGCTGAACTTGAAAAACTTATGGCTGGATAA